A region of the Amycolatopsis sp. cg13 genome:
CGCAAACGCACCACTCGCGGTCAGATCGACTTGCGCCGAACGCTGCGTCGTTCACTCTCTACTGGCGGCGTGCCCTTGCGGCCAGCCTACCGGCACCGCCGCCCCGGCCGCCCGGAAATCATCCTCCTGTGCGACCTTTCCGGTTCGGTGGCGGGTTTCGCGAACTTCACGATGCTGCTGGTGCAAGCGTTGCGGGACCAGTTCAGCAAGATCCGCGTTTTCGGTTTCGTCGACAGCACCGACGAGGTGACGCACCTAGTCGACACCGGTGCCGCGGATCCCGAACAACTGGGCGCGCGCATGCTCAGCGAGGCCGCGGTAGTCCGCTGGGACGGCCACAGCGACTACGGCCGCGCGCTAGGCCAGTTCACCGCTCATTGGCTGGACGCCGTCGGCCCGCGAACATCGGTCCTCATCCTCGGCGACGCCCGGACGAACGGCGGCGACCCGAACCTCGACGCCGTCCGCGCGATCGGCTCCCGCGCGCGGCACGTCCACTGGCTGAACCCTGAACGCCAATCCCTGTGGGGAAACGGTGATTCAGCCGCGCCGGACTACGCGGAACTGGTGGAGATGCACGAATGCCGGACCGCTCAGCAGTTGGGCGTGCTGGTCACGCGCCTTCTGCCGACTTAAGCCAGCCGTCAATCTCTTTATGCAGCAATGCCTTGGTCTCTTCAGATGCGAACGATGCAGTCACGGCGTTGCTTGCCAGTTTAGCTAATGTCGTGTCGTCGTAACCGAAAACCTCACGCACACGGGTGAATTCGTCAGTGATCGTGGTGCCCGTGACGTCCGGGATATCCGTGTTGAGCGTGACCCTGAGGCCCGCCTCGACCAACTGCGGCAGCGGATGTTCCGGGAACGTCGGAACCAGCCCGAGCACGACGTTCGACGAGGGGCACACCTCAAGCGCGATCCCGCTCTCCGCAGTCTGAGCGGTCAGCTCCGGGTCCTCCAGAATGCGGATTCCGTGGCCAATCCGCTCGGCTCCGCCGATTTCGATCGCCTCGCGGATACTGTCCGGCCCCGCGTCCTCGCCCGCGTGGTGAATGAGGTGCAGCCCCGCCTCCCGCGCCCGGTCGAACACCTCCCGGAACGGAGCGAGCGAGTGCTTTTCCTCGCCAGCCATGCCGATCCCGATGATCTCTTCGTGCCGTTTGGCCAGCTCCAGCGTCTTCTCGGCGCGCTCGATCGACCGTCGCCGCGAGTGGTCGAGGATCAGCTTCCATTGCAGCCCATGCTCTTTCCCGCTCTCCGAGAGTCCTTTAAGGACCGCATTGAGGGGAAGCTCAAGATCCCCGACCCGCTCCCCGTGCGAGGCAGCCGTGAACGTGACCTCGACATACCGGGTCCCCTGAGCGGCTTCGTCCGCACAGAACTCGCGCGCGATCCGCTCGAAATCTTCGGTTGTTTGGAGGCACGATCGAGTGAGACTGTTGCGATCGGCGAACGCCCGGAACCCTTCGAACGCTTCGGGCTTCTCGGGCAGCTGGATGCCGTGGACGTCCGCGAGTTCCTTGAGCGTGCCGGGACGGATCGTGCTCTCGAGATGGACGTGGAGATGCACCTTGGGAAGAGCGGAAAGGTCGCGCACGCGTGGATCATGCCTGCCGCGCGCGCCGCCTGTCATCCAGGTTTCGCCGGGAACCCGCGGGGGTCGGGCGACGTTGGGGTAGGTGACGGAGGTTTCCGCAGGGGAAGGGACTTTGTGCGATGGCTTTGATGAAGAAACTCACCGTGCTGGCCGGCGCCGCGGGTGCGGTGTCGTACGTGCGGAACAACCCGCAGAAGGTCAACGAGGCCGTGGGCAAGGCGGCGCGTTTCGTGGACGAGAAAACCAACGGCCGGTACCACGCGCAGATCTCGGGGGCGGTGCGGAAGGTCGCGGATACGACGCGCCCGCGGACTGCTGAGTGACGCTGTCCGCGCTGCCTGTGGCCGCCAACCCGGATCGGATTACTTGACCCGGTAGGCGGCGGCTCCGTTGTGCAGGAAGCGCGCGCGGCCGTGCCCGTCCGAGCCGATCAGGGAGAGCACCTCGTGGCTGTTGAGCTTCGGTTCGGCGGTGATGATCGCGCTGTCGTTGAGGCGGACGCGTCGACTCTCTCGAGCACGACGGTGAGTGCCTCGGCGGCGTTCCCGGCGAGGCGGCCGACCCCGGCTCGGTTCCGACGTCGCTCCCCGGCGAATGCCCCTGGCCGGGCAACCCGGGCCAGACGGAAGTTCCTGTCTGGGAAGCTGACCTCAGTTCGGTCCCGGGGTCGCTCTTCTGCGAGTGTTCCTGGTCAGGTGGCTGACTTCAGTTCGGTCCCTGGGTCGTTTCTCAGCGGGCGTTCCTGGCGAGGCAGTCGGCCCAGCTTCGCCGCCCCGAGGTCACTTTTCGGCGAGCGTTCCTGGCGAGGCGGCTGACTCCAGCACGGTCCTGGGGTCGTTCTTCGCCGAGCGTTCCTGGCCAGGGAGCCGACTCCAGTTCGGTCCCTGGGTCGTTTCTCGGCGGCGTTCCCGGCGAGGCAGCCGACCCCAGTTCCGTCCAGGGGCCGTTCCTCGGCCGGAGTTCCTAGCCAAGCAGCTGACCCCAGCTCCGCCCCGACCTCACTCCTCGGCCAGCGTCGCCAGCACTCCCTCCCCGTACTTGGCCAGCTTGCTCTCGCCCACTCCGCTCACCGTGCCGAGGGCGTCGAGCGTTGTCGGCATCAGCGTGGCGATTTGGCGCAGCGTGGCGTCGTGGAAGATCACGTACGCCGGGACGCCCTGTTCCTTCGCCGTGGCCCCGCGCCAGGCGCGCAGGCGCTCGAAGATCGGGGCCGCTTCCGCGGGCATGTCGACCGGAGCGGCCGCCGGTGTGCGGCGGGACGTTCGCGGGGCGCGCGCCGGGCGTTCGGGTTCGCGGCGCAGCTGTACTTCTTGGGAGCCGTTCAGGACCGCGGTCGAACCTTCGGTCAGCACCAGCGACCCGTAATCTCCTTCTACCGCAAGCAGGTTGCGCGCCAGCAGTTGCCGCACTACCGCACGCCATTCCTGTTCGCGCAGTTCGGTGCCGATGCCGAAGACCTTGAGCGTGTCGTGCTGGAACTGGGTGACCTTCGGAGTCGTTTTGCCGAGCAGGATGTCGATGATCTGACCGGCGCCGAAACTCTGCCGCCGTTCGTTGCGCAGACGGACCACTGTGGACAGCAGCTTCTGTGCGGGAATGGTGCCGTCCCAGCGTTCCGGCGGGGTGAGGCAGGTGTCGCAGTTCCCGCACGGCTGGCCGGACTGCCCGAAGTACGCGAGAATCTGCGTCCGCCGGCATTCGACTGTCTCGCACAGTCCCAGCATCGCGTTCAGGTGCTGGGCTTGCAGACGACGGTGCATCTCGTCGCCCTCGGAGTTGTCGATCATTTTGCGCAGCTGCACCACGTCTTGCAGCCCGTAGGCGAGCCATGCGGTGGACGGTTGCCCGTCGCGGCCCGCGCGGCCGGTTTCCTGGTAGTAGCCTTCCACCGACTTCGGCAGGTCAAGGTGCGCGACAAACCGGACGTCCGGTTTGTCGATGCCCATGCCGAACGCGATCGTGGCGACGACGACGAGCCCTTCCTCGCGCAGGAACCTCGCCTGGTTCGCCGCGCGGGTCGACTTGTCGAGCCCGGCGTGGTAGGGCAGTGCCGGGATTCCGTTCTGCACCAGGAAGTTCGCCGTTTTCTCCACCGACGCGCGGGACAGGCAGTAGACGATCCCGGCGTCGCCTTGGTGCTCGGTGCGCAGGAGGTCGAGCAGCTGCTTCTGCGGCGAGTTCTTCGGCACGATCCGGTATTGGATGTTCGGCCGGTCGAAGCTCGCGACGAAATGCTTCGCGTCGTCCAGGCCGAGCCGCTGCGAGATTTCCTTGTGCGTGGCCTCGGTCGCGGTGGCGGTGAGCGCGATCCGGGGCACGTCCGGCCAGCGTTCGTGCAGCGACGAGAGCATCAGGTAGTCGGGCCGGAAATCGTGGCCCCACTGGGAGACGCAGTGCGCCTCGTCGATCGCGAACAGCGCGATTTTGCCGCGGTCGAGCAGGCGCACGGTGGATTCGACCGACAGCCGTTCGGGTGCGAGGTAGAGCAGGTCGAGTTCGCCCGCGACGAACGCGTCCTCCACCTCCTGCCGCTGCGCGAAATCCTGCGTGGAGTTGAGGAATCCGGCGCGCACGCCGACGTTGCGCAGCGCGTCGACCTGGTCCTGCATCAGCGCGATGAGCGGCGAGATCACCACGCCGACGCCCGGCCGCACCAGCGCTGGGATCTGGTAGCACAGCGATTTCCCGCCGCCGGTGGGCATGAGCACCAGCGCGTCGCCGCCGGAGATCACGTGCTCGACGATCTCCGCCTGGTCGCCGCGGAACGCGTCGTAGCCGAAGACGCGCTGCAAGGTCTCGAGAGCGGGGGAACGGGTGGCCTGCTCGGCCAGATCGGGGTGCGCCACGCGGCCGATTCTAGGGCGGCGGGCCGTCCGGGCGAGCCTGCCCCGCCGGGTTCGGCGCGAGAGTCCCCATCGCACCGGCCGTTTTCCGGCGTCGCGACGGGTCCGGTCGCGCAGGGTGAACAGCATGGCGACTGGTGACAGCCAGGATGACGGGACCCTTCACGCCACCCTCGTGACAGACCGTGCCGAGTCGGTCGTACCAGTGCCGTTCGCGTTCGGTGCGGAGGCGCACAATGGGATCCGTGGCTTTTCCGATCAATGACCTGACCGGGTACTTCTCGGGCGAATGGCAGCTCGCGCGCGAAATCGTCGATGTTGACGGGGCGCCGATGGGCGAGGCGAGCGGCCGCGCGACGTTTACCTCGGACGACGGGGTGCTCGTCTACCGCGAGTCGGGAGAGCTGCAGCTCGGAGCGCATCGCGGACCGTTCGTCCGGACGCTGCACTACCGGCCGGTCGGAGGCTCCCGCGCCGCGGTGCACTTCGACCACGGCGGGTTCTTCCACGATGTGGACCTGGCGACCGGGGAGTGGACGGCCGATCACCCGTGTGCCGCCGACTGGTACCGAGGTGCGTACCGCGTGCTCGACGATCGCCGGTGGGAACAGGAATGGGTCGTGACCGGACCGGCCAAGGACCACGTGATCACCAGCCTGTTCACGCGGATGGACACGTAGCCATCAGTCGGATTCCGCACTGTCTCGCTTGAGATCCAGCAGATATCGCCGCGTGGACTACTTGCGCCGGTTGCGCAGGATCACCAGCAGAACGACTATCGCCGAGACCGCGCAGGCGGCGGTGATCACCATGCCGGCCCAGGCGGGAATCGCGATCCCGGCGATGTTGTCGAAGCCGGGCAGGGCGCGGGGCGCGGTGATCGCCACGGGGCCCTCCGTTCGCGTCGTCGGCGTGCAGATCCGCTTTCGCGCCGGATTTTACCCGACACCGGACGATACTGTCAGGTCCGAAGTGGACGGTCGCGGTCACCGCGGGTGATGAGCGGATTTTCCCGTGCTGAAGCCGGTTCGGCGGGTGCGAGTGGACCCCTCGCGCCCCTGGGAGTCACGACGCTGGGCAGAGCCGGATCTTCGAGGCATGATCGAGGCAAGCGCACGACGACGGAGGAGGAGCGCGAGATGAATGTGGCCGATCTGCTCGTGGACGGATTCGGCCGGGTGCGGGAAGTGGTGCACCAGGCAGTCGACGGGCTGACCGCGGAGCAACTGGCGGCGCGCCCCGGCCCGGAGGCCAACTCGATCGGCTGGCTGGTCTGGCATCTGGCACGGGTGCAAGACGACCACGTCGCCGACGTCGCGGGCACCGACCAGCTCTGGACGGCAGCGGACTGGCGCGAGAAATTCGACCTGCCGTTCCCGGCCGGGGACATCGGCTACGGGCACAGCAGCGAGGACGTCGCCCAGGTGCGCCCGGAGTCGCCGGATTTGCTCACGGGCTACTACGACGCCGTGCACGAGCACACGGTGTCCTGGGTGACCGGCCTGAACGGGACGGCGCTGGACCGCGTGGTCGACGAAGCCTGGAACCCGCCGGTGACGCTGGGAGTCCGGCTGGTCAGCGTGCTGTCTGATGACCTCCAACATGCCGGACAGGCCGCGTATGTGAGGGGGTTGCTATTGGGATGACTGTGGCGGAGTGACTGACGTATCGGGCAAATGACCGGCCCTGCCCGGACGGCGGCTTGGCTGCGGACAGTGGAGAGCTGGCGGACTGTCGTCGGTAGGCGAGATGGTGCGTTCTGCGATGGGCAGGCCGCGCATGGCAGCGGCTGCTGCCTGCGCGGCGAGAGTCAGGCTAGGTGCGCGGGTAGCCCGGCCTGTTGCGGACATGTGCACTGTTTGTGCGGGCTGGCAAGCCGTTGCAACGCTGGGTTGGCGAAACTGGCGCGGTCTCGCATGGTGCGCAGCCGCGCAGCCGCGCAGCCGTCAACTCAGGCGCCGCGAGGGCTCACTCGTATCCCGTTCCCCGGTGGTCCGGCAGGCGGCGCGGGCCGGGGCCGTCTTGGCCCAGTTGGTCGTTGGGGTTGGCCAGGCGGCATTTGGCCAGGGACATGCAGCCGCAGCCGATGCAGTCGTTCAGCTGGTCCCGGAGTTGTTCCAGCTGGCGGATGCGCTGGTCAAGGTCGGAGCGCCAGCAGGACGAGATGCGGGACCAGTCCGCGCGGGTCGGGGTCCGGTCGTCCGGCAGGAGGGCCAGCACCTCGCGGATCTGCGCCAGCGGCATGCCCACCCGCTGCGACATGCGGATGAACGTGACCCGCCGCAGGGTGTCGCGGCGGTAGCGGCGCTGGTTGCCCGCGGTGCGCCTGCTGCGGATCAGCTGTTCGTCCTCGTAGAACCGCAGGGCCGACGCTGGTACGCCGCTGCGGTGGGAGAGTTCGCCCACGGTCAGTTCGGGCAGCTCCGTCTTCGCCATGCGCTCAGCATAGCTTGACTTAAAGGGAGCTTGAAGTTCGAGACTCCTTCCGGAGGCGGGAAACCTGTTCCGCCCCGGGAAAAGGAGAATAACGTGTCCGAAGCTCCCGTCCGGCTCGCTGTGCTCGTCGGCAGCGCCAGGGAAGGGCGGTTCGCCCCCACGGTCGTGCGCTGGTTCACCCGCCAGGCGGACCGGCACGGCGGGTTCGAGGTCGACGTCATCGACGTCGCCGAGATCTCGTTGCCGCTCGCGATGAACGGCGAGGGGGCCGCGCCCGTCGCCGCCCGGCTCGAGGCGGCGGACGCGTTCGTCGTGGTCACGCCGGAGTACAACCACAGTTACCCGGCCGCGCTCAAGAACGTCCTCGACTGGTTCCGCGGCGAATGGCACGCCAAGCCGGTCGCTTTCGTGTCCTATGGCGGGATTTCCGGCGGGCTGCGCGCGGTCGAGCATCTTCGCCCGGTCTTCGCCGAGCTGCACGCGGTGACCATCCGCGAGACCGTGAGCTTCCACGGAGCGCACGGCCGGTTCGGGGAGGACGGCGAACCGGTCGACCCGAGTGTGGAGGCTGCGGCGAAGGCGTTGCTCGACCAGCTCGAATGGTGGGCCCGGGCCTTGCAGGACGCTCGGTTGGTGCGGGCTTATCCGGCGTAACCGGGCCGCGTGGTGGTGAAGGTCGGCGCTTAGGCGGGCATTGAAGCCGAGGCGGCGAGGGAAGGCCGTCAGCGGTGCCGTGGGGCCCCAGCTGGTCCAGCACGGTTCTCCGGTGTTGTGAGGCCCAGCTGGTCCAGCACAGCTTTCTGGTGCCGGACCAGCTGAGGCCGGAGCGCGTTCCGAACCGATGCTGGCTTGGAGCGGTGAACCCGAGGAATCGGCTAGCGCTCCGGACACATTCTCCGACCTACACCGCCTCGACGAGTGGTGAGTCCGGGGCTGTGTCGCAGACCGCGGCACGGCCCCGGCGAGAAACCTCAACCCGCGTAACTGTCCACAGTAGACCGCCGAGCGAAAGCAGGTGCATGCTCCGGCCGTAGCCCGACCCCGCCCAGATAAGCCGTAACCCCGGAAAGCGCCGGAAAACGTTGCAGCGCACGCATCGGTGCGGGCAAGCGGTCCAGGGTTCCGTCGAGTGCGGGACGCAGCAGCATTCCATGCTCGCCCCGCTGGCTGGACTGCACCGCGACCGTCGGCAGCAAGCGGCGGCGGCGTACGGCGGCCAGGCGCGACACCGGGACCTTTCCGCGCCGCAACGGTTCCGCGAGAAGTCGGGCGGTGGCGACGGCGTCCTGCACGGCGAGGTTCACTCCGACACCGCCCACCGGCGACATCGGGTGTGCTGCGTCCCCGATGCACAACGCGCCGGGTGCGTGCCAGCGCGGCAGGAGGCCCATCGTTACTTCGAGCAGCTTCACGTCGTCCCACGAGCGTACGGCGGACAGTTGCGCGGGCGTCCAGCCGAACAACTCGCCCAGTCGCGCGCGGAATTCGGAGATCGGGCCGGAACGTAGCGAAGCATCAGAGCCGCGGGGGATGAGGTACGAAGTTTGGTAGTAATCGCCGCGGTCCATGGTCACCGAGGCGTATCCGGGGCCGAACCGGGCGAACACCCCCGGTTCGCCCGGTTCGGCTTTCGGCACCCGCACCTGCCAGACGTCCATCGGGACCTCCGACTCCCGCAGTGCGAGGCCGAGTTCGTGGCGCACCGTCGACCAGCGGCCGTCGCAGCCGACCGTGAGCGGGGCGGCGAGTTCGTGGACGGCGCCGGTGTCGTCGCGGTAGCGGACTCCGGTGACGCGGCCGCCTTCGCGGAGCAGCGAAACGACGGAAGCGCCCATGCGCAGGGAGAATTTCGGTTCGGCGGCACCGGCTTCGGCCAGCAAGCCGAGGAATTCGGCTTGGGGGACCATCGCGATGTGCCGGTGCGGGCCGCGCAGTTTGCTGAAGTCGGCGGCTATCACGGTCTCCCCGCCGATGTCCATTTTCATCCG
Encoded here:
- the recQ gene encoding DNA helicase RecQ, with the protein product MAHPDLAEQATRSPALETLQRVFGYDAFRGDQAEIVEHVISGGDALVLMPTGGGKSLCYQIPALVRPGVGVVISPLIALMQDQVDALRNVGVRAGFLNSTQDFAQRQEVEDAFVAGELDLLYLAPERLSVESTVRLLDRGKIALFAIDEAHCVSQWGHDFRPDYLMLSSLHERWPDVPRIALTATATEATHKEISQRLGLDDAKHFVASFDRPNIQYRIVPKNSPQKQLLDLLRTEHQGDAGIVYCLSRASVEKTANFLVQNGIPALPYHAGLDKSTRAANQARFLREEGLVVVATIAFGMGIDKPDVRFVAHLDLPKSVEGYYQETGRAGRDGQPSTAWLAYGLQDVVQLRKMIDNSEGDEMHRRLQAQHLNAMLGLCETVECRRTQILAYFGQSGQPCGNCDTCLTPPERWDGTIPAQKLLSTVVRLRNERRQSFGAGQIIDILLGKTTPKVTQFQHDTLKVFGIGTELREQEWRAVVRQLLARNLLAVEGDYGSLVLTEGSTAVLNGSQEVQLRREPERPARAPRTSRRTPAAAPVDMPAEAAPIFERLRAWRGATAKEQGVPAYVIFHDATLRQIATLMPTTLDALGTVSGVGESKLAKYGEGVLATLAEE
- a CDS encoding antitoxin, with protein sequence MALMKKLTVLAGAAGAVSYVRNNPQKVNEAVGKAARFVDEKTNGRYHAQISGAVRKVADTTRPRTAE
- a CDS encoding FAD-dependent oxidoreductase, whose product is MERTGCVVAGGGPAGVMLGLLLARAGVEVVVLEKHRDFLRDFRGDTVHPSTLRLLDELGLGPQFAALSRSVLERMKMDIGGETVIAADFSKLRGPHRHIAMVPQAEFLGLLAEAGAAEPKFSLRMGASVVSLLREGGRVTGVRYRDDTGAVHELAAPLTVGCDGRWSTVRHELGLALRESEVPMDVWQVRVPKAEPGEPGVFARFGPGYASVTMDRGDYYQTSYLIPRGSDASLRSGPISEFRARLGELFGWTPAQLSAVRSWDDVKLLEVTMGLLPRWHAPGALCIGDAAHPMSPVGGVGVNLAVQDAVATARLLAEPLRRGKVPVSRLAAVRRRRLLPTVAVQSSQRGEHGMLLRPALDGTLDRLPAPMRALQRFPALSGVTAYLGGVGLRPEHAPAFARRSTVDSYAG
- the soxR gene encoding redox-sensitive transcriptional activator SoxR, with the protein product MAKTELPELTVGELSHRSGVPASALRFYEDEQLIRSRRTAGNQRRYRRDTLRRVTFIRMSQRVGMPLAQIREVLALLPDDRTPTRADWSRISSCWRSDLDQRIRQLEQLRDQLNDCIGCGCMSLAKCRLANPNDQLGQDGPGPRRLPDHRGTGYE
- a CDS encoding DUF664 domain-containing protein — translated: MNVADLLVDGFGRVREVVHQAVDGLTAEQLAARPGPEANSIGWLVWHLARVQDDHVADVAGTDQLWTAADWREKFDLPFPAGDIGYGHSSEDVAQVRPESPDLLTGYYDAVHEHTVSWVTGLNGTALDRVVDEAWNPPVTLGVRLVSVLSDDLQHAGQAAYVRGLLLG
- a CDS encoding DUF6314 family protein, with protein sequence MAFPINDLTGYFSGEWQLAREIVDVDGAPMGEASGRATFTSDDGVLVYRESGELQLGAHRGPFVRTLHYRPVGGSRAAVHFDHGGFFHDVDLATGEWTADHPCAADWYRGAYRVLDDRRWEQEWVVTGPAKDHVITSLFTRMDT
- the add gene encoding adenosine deaminase, translating into MRDLSALPKVHLHVHLESTIRPGTLKELADVHGIQLPEKPEAFEGFRAFADRNSLTRSCLQTTEDFERIAREFCADEAAQGTRYVEVTFTAASHGERVGDLELPLNAVLKGLSESGKEHGLQWKLILDHSRRRSIERAEKTLELAKRHEEIIGIGMAGEEKHSLAPFREVFDRAREAGLHLIHHAGEDAGPDSIREAIEIGGAERIGHGIRILEDPELTAQTAESGIALEVCPSSNVVLGLVPTFPEHPLPQLVEAGLRVTLNTDIPDVTGTTITDEFTRVREVFGYDDTTLAKLASNAVTASFASEETKALLHKEIDGWLKSAEGA
- a CDS encoding NADPH-dependent FMN reductase, translating into MSEAPVRLAVLVGSAREGRFAPTVVRWFTRQADRHGGFEVDVIDVAEISLPLAMNGEGAAPVAARLEAADAFVVVTPEYNHSYPAALKNVLDWFRGEWHAKPVAFVSYGGISGGLRAVEHLRPVFAELHAVTIRETVSFHGAHGRFGEDGEPVDPSVEAAAKALLDQLEWWARALQDARLVRAYPA